From the genome of Staphylococcus haemolyticus, one region includes:
- a CDS encoding helix-turn-helix transcriptional regulator — protein sequence MNKIVGYRKMLGMTQEKMAEKFNISVQAYRMKEKQKINFNRKEMIIFRDLLRKELFPRITIDEIFF from the coding sequence ATGAATAAAATAGTAGGTTATAGAAAAATGCTAGGTATGACACAAGAAAAAATGGCAGAAAAATTTAATATTTCAGTACAAGCCTATCGAATGAAAGAAAAACAAAAGATTAATTTTAATCGAAAAGAGATGATTATTTTTAGAGATTTATTAAGAAAAGAATTATTTCCTAGAATTACTATTGATGAAATATTTTTTTAA
- a CDS encoding tyrosine-type recombinase/integrase: protein MWHEKFTNKHGETKYRYYEKYKDPLTNKWRRTSVVLNKNGKQSQKEAQKRLNERIEAKLNDKTPTNLKTLTFHAACDEWFERYKLTSGSKQSTITTKSYKVAHIKRNIDKDILVENMNADVIQDLINSSLKDGLSHKLVKDDLSIIKNILRYAQKKYHITDISYIDDVVMPKKATTREEVKAKRENYLEMAEVLAIIEELNRIANKKRASYMKRSYLFTAYIVEFQVLNGMRIGELLAIQPDNIDFENKKLVIDGTIHWRKDGNKVGFKDTTKTASSYRTISLTTRSCDILRRVMLENKKAVQWEIMYVDRGFIFTSHRGNPLPLTSINRNIQIAAQNIGIEKHVTSHTMRHSHISLLSQLGVSLRAIMERVGHTDHKTTLQIYSHVTEQMDKDMMNKLEKIRS from the coding sequence ATGTGGCATGAGAAATTTACTAATAAACATGGTGAAACTAAATATCGCTATTATGAGAAGTATAAAGACCCACTCACAAATAAATGGCGACGTACTAGCGTTGTGCTTAATAAGAATGGTAAGCAATCACAGAAAGAGGCTCAGAAACGCTTAAATGAGCGTATAGAGGCAAAGCTAAATGACAAGACACCTACTAACCTAAAAACGTTAACTTTTCATGCTGCATGTGATGAGTGGTTTGAGCGTTATAAGCTAACATCTGGATCTAAACAGTCCACCATTACGACTAAAAGCTATAAAGTGGCTCACATCAAAAGAAACATAGACAAAGATATTCTTGTTGAAAATATGAATGCTGATGTTATACAAGATTTGATTAACTCCTCGTTAAAAGATGGACTAAGTCATAAATTAGTTAAAGATGATTTAAGCATCATCAAAAATATACTCCGTTACGCTCAAAAGAAATATCACATCACTGATATATCATACATAGACGATGTTGTAATGCCTAAAAAAGCGACTACAAGAGAAGAAGTTAAAGCTAAACGTGAAAATTATTTAGAAATGGCTGAAGTTCTGGCTATCATTGAAGAATTAAATCGTATAGCTAATAAAAAGCGTGCTAGCTATATGAAAAGGTCATACTTGTTTACTGCTTACATAGTTGAATTTCAAGTATTAAATGGTATGCGTATTGGCGAACTCCTAGCAATTCAACCTGATAATATTGATTTTGAAAATAAGAAGCTTGTTATTGACGGCACTATACACTGGCGCAAAGATGGTAACAAAGTAGGTTTCAAAGATACCACAAAAACAGCGTCATCTTATCGTACTATATCTTTAACTACTAGAAGTTGTGACATTTTACGTAGGGTTATGTTAGAAAATAAGAAAGCTGTTCAATGGGAAATTATGTATGTGGATAGGGGCTTTATATTCACAAGTCATAGAGGCAACCCTTTACCTCTTACATCAATTAATAGGAACATACAAATAGCTGCTCAAAATATAGGAATAGAAAAGCATGTGACAAGTCACACCATGCGTCATAGCCATATCTCATTACTATCGCAATTAGGTGTTTCACTGCGTGCGATTATGGAACGTGTAGGTCATACAGACCATAAAACCACATTACAGATATATAGTCATGTTACTGAGCAAATGGATAAAGATATGATGAATAAATTGGAGAAGATAAGGAGTTAA
- the guaB gene encoding IMP dehydrogenase, producing MWENKFAKESLTFDDVLLIPAASDVLPNDADLSVELSERIKLNIPVISAGMDTVTESKMAIAMARQGGLGVIHKNMGIEEQAEEVQKVKRSENGVITNPFYLTPDESVYEAEALMGKYRISGVPIVSDKESRELVGILTNRDLRFIEDFSIKISDVMTKENLITAPVGTTLDEAETILQEHKIEKLPLVENGRLEGLITIKDIEKVLEFPHAAKDAHGRLLAAAAIGTSKDTEIRAQKLVEAGVDALIIDTAHGHSSGVIQEVKKMKEKYPEITIVAGNVATAEATRALFEAGADVVKVGIGPGSICTTRVVAGVGVPQITAIYDCATEARKFGKAIIADGGIKFSGDIIKALAAGGHAVMLGSLLAGTEESPGATEVFQGRQYKVYRGMGSLGAMEKGSNDRYFQENKTPRKFVPEGIEGRTAYKGPLQDTIYQLMGGVRAGMGYTGSPDLKTLRDEAQFTRMGPAGLAESHPHNVQITKESPNYSF from the coding sequence ATGTGGGAAAATAAGTTTGCTAAAGAATCTTTAACGTTTGACGATGTTTTATTAATTCCAGCTGCATCAGATGTGTTACCTAATGATGCGGATCTTAGTGTTGAATTATCAGAACGAATTAAATTAAATATTCCAGTTATATCAGCTGGTATGGATACAGTAACCGAGTCTAAAATGGCAATCGCAATGGCACGTCAAGGTGGTCTAGGTGTCATTCATAAGAATATGGGCATCGAAGAGCAAGCTGAAGAAGTTCAAAAAGTTAAACGCTCAGAAAACGGTGTAATTACAAATCCATTCTACTTAACCCCAGACGAAAGTGTGTATGAAGCAGAAGCTTTAATGGGTAAATATCGTATTTCAGGTGTACCAATTGTTAGTGATAAAGAATCAAGAGAGCTAGTAGGTATTCTAACTAATCGTGATTTACGTTTTATTGAAGACTTTTCAATCAAAATTTCTGACGTTATGACTAAAGAAAACTTAATTACAGCTCCTGTAGGCACTACATTAGATGAAGCCGAAACAATTCTTCAAGAACACAAAATTGAAAAACTACCTTTAGTTGAAAATGGTCGTTTAGAAGGTTTAATTACAATTAAAGATATTGAAAAAGTGCTTGAATTCCCTCATGCAGCGAAAGATGCGCATGGACGTTTACTAGCTGCTGCAGCTATCGGTACATCTAAAGATACAGAAATTCGTGCTCAAAAATTAGTCGAAGCTGGCGTAGATGCATTAATTATCGATACAGCACATGGTCACTCTAGTGGTGTTATTCAAGAAGTTAAAAAAATGAAAGAAAAATATCCTGAGATTACAATCGTAGCTGGTAACGTAGCAACTGCTGAAGCTACACGTGCATTGTTTGAAGCTGGTGCTGACGTCGTTAAAGTTGGTATTGGACCAGGATCAATTTGTACAACACGTGTCGTAGCTGGTGTAGGTGTGCCTCAAATTACTGCGATTTATGATTGTGCTACTGAAGCTCGTAAATTTGGTAAAGCAATCATAGCGGATGGTGGTATTAAATTCTCTGGTGACATTATTAAAGCATTAGCTGCCGGTGGACATGCAGTAATGTTAGGAAGCTTATTAGCTGGTACTGAAGAAAGCCCAGGCGCAACTGAAGTATTCCAAGGCAGACAATATAAAGTTTATCGTGGTATGGGTTCTTTAGGCGCTATGGAAAAAGGGTCAAACGACCGTTACTTCCAAGAAAACAAAACGCCTAGAAAATTTGTCCCTGAAGGTATTGAAGGACGTACTGCATATAAAGGTCCTTTACAAGATACAATTTATCAACTTATGGGTGGCGTAAGAGCTGGTATGGGTTATACAGGTTCACCTGATTTAAAAACACTACGTGATGAAGCACAATTCACACGTATGGGCCCTGCTGGTTTAGCAGAAAGCCATCCACATAACGTACAAATTACAAAAGAATCACCAAACTATTCATTTTAA
- the guaA gene encoding glutamine-hydrolyzing GMP synthase produces MEMAQEQELILVLDFGSQYNQLITRRIREMGVYSELHDHEISVDEIKRMNPKGIILSGGPNSVYEEGSFTIDPEIYNLGIPVLGICYGMQLTTKLLGGKVERANEREYGKAIINAKSDELFFGLPAEQTVWMSHSDKVIEIPDGFEVIADSPSTNYAAIEDKKRRIYGVQFHPEVRHTEYGNDLLRNFVRRVCECTGEWTMENFIDIEVEKIRKRVGDRKVLCAMSGGVDSSVVAVLLHKAIGDQLTCIFVDHGLLRKGEGDMVMEQFGEGFDMNIIRVNAQERFMDKLKGVSDPEQKRKIIGNEFVYVFDDEAAKLTDVDFLAQGTLYTDVIESGTKTAQTIKSHHNVGGLPEDMEFELIEPINTLFKDEVRALGIELGIPEHLVWRQPFPGPGLGIRVLGEITEDKLEIVRESDAILREVVREEGLERDIWQYFTVLPGIQSVGVMGDYRTYDHTVGIRAVTSIDGMTSDFARIDWEVLQKISSRIVNEVDHVNRVVYDITSKPPSTIEWE; encoded by the coding sequence ATGGAAATGGCTCAAGAGCAAGAGTTGATTCTTGTCTTAGACTTTGGTAGTCAGTACAATCAATTGATTACGCGTCGTATTCGTGAAATGGGTGTATACAGTGAATTACATGATCACGAAATTTCGGTTGATGAAATTAAACGTATGAATCCTAAAGGTATTATTCTTTCAGGTGGTCCGAATTCAGTATATGAGGAAGGTTCATTCACTATCGACCCTGAAATTTATAATTTAGGCATTCCTGTACTAGGTATTTGTTATGGTATGCAGTTGACGACTAAACTTTTAGGCGGAAAAGTTGAGCGCGCTAATGAACGTGAGTATGGTAAAGCAATTATTAACGCAAAATCAGATGAGTTATTCTTTGGATTACCAGCTGAACAAACTGTATGGATGAGTCATTCTGATAAAGTAATTGAAATTCCAGACGGATTTGAAGTGATTGCAGATAGTCCAAGTACAAATTATGCGGCAATTGAAGATAAGAAACGTCGTATTTACGGTGTCCAATTCCATCCTGAAGTACGTCATACAGAATATGGTAATGATTTATTAAGAAACTTCGTACGCCGTGTGTGTGAATGCACAGGCGAATGGACAATGGAAAACTTTATCGATATAGAAGTTGAAAAAATCCGTAAACGCGTTGGAGATCGCAAAGTATTATGTGCGATGAGCGGGGGCGTAGACTCATCAGTTGTAGCTGTCTTATTACATAAAGCGATTGGCGATCAATTGACATGTATCTTTGTTGACCATGGTTTGCTTCGTAAAGGCGAAGGTGACATGGTTATGGAACAATTCGGTGAAGGTTTCGACATGAATATTATCCGTGTGAATGCACAGGAACGTTTCATGGATAAATTAAAAGGTGTATCTGATCCAGAACAAAAACGTAAAATTATTGGTAATGAATTTGTATATGTGTTTGATGATGAAGCGGCAAAATTAACTGACGTTGATTTCTTAGCACAAGGTACACTTTATACTGACGTCATCGAATCAGGTACTAAAACTGCACAAACTATCAAATCTCACCATAACGTAGGTGGATTACCTGAAGATATGGAATTTGAACTTATTGAGCCGATTAACACGTTATTTAAAGATGAAGTGCGTGCATTAGGTATAGAATTAGGCATTCCTGAACATTTAGTATGGAGACAGCCTTTCCCAGGTCCAGGTTTAGGAATCCGTGTATTAGGTGAAATTACTGAAGATAAATTAGAAATCGTACGAGAATCAGATGCGATTTTACGTGAAGTTGTGCGTGAGGAAGGTCTTGAAAGAGACATTTGGCAATACTTCACAGTACTTCCTGGCATTCAATCTGTAGGTGTTATGGGAGACTATCGTACGTATGATCATACTGTAGGTATTCGTGCAGTTACATCTATTGACGGTATGACAAGTGACTTCGCCCGCATTGATTGGGAAGTCCTACAAAAAATCTCAAGCCGTATCGTAAATGAAGTAGATCACGTTAACCGCGTAGTCTATGACATCACTTCTAAGCCACCAAGCACTATAGAGTGGGAATAG
- a CDS encoding primase alpha helix C-terminal domain-containing protein — MSVIQLENDTQVSVVWYGNEKSTSFKNISRPNWSELISRLSIPQNNGNKYARGTAVYGDVADGVDDKGNEYQKYRNDENVLYRDVLALDYDDEKDLNMLNKSIKSELEGFAWFWHTTFNHTNESPRIRLYVPLSERISANEYRAYVRTLAQKIACKIDEGSYQPSRAMALPVRKSSDSPFEFQYNDAAILDKSTLKKWAKLFDISTQENSTRNFKRRDPSHWEEKAFGVSEGGRNSSLASILGHLFNRRVNEHIIYSFAQMWGQSCTPPMNEREINTTFYSIMKKHYNN; from the coding sequence TTGAGCGTAATTCAATTAGAAAATGATACTCAAGTGAGTGTGGTTTGGTATGGAAATGAAAAATCAACTTCATTCAAAAACATCTCTCGACCTAACTGGAGTGAATTAATTAGTCGTTTATCCATTCCACAAAACAATGGGAATAAGTACGCTAGAGGTACAGCAGTATATGGTGATGTTGCTGATGGTGTAGATGATAAAGGTAATGAGTATCAAAAGTATAGAAATGATGAAAATGTACTTTATAGAGATGTACTTGCACTTGATTATGATGATGAAAAAGATTTAAACATGCTAAATAAGTCTATTAAAAGCGAATTAGAAGGCTTTGCGTGGTTTTGGCATACAACATTTAATCATACAAATGAAAGTCCTAGAATACGCTTGTATGTGCCACTGAGTGAGCGTATAAGTGCTAATGAATATCGTGCATATGTGAGAACACTAGCACAAAAAATTGCGTGCAAAATTGATGAAGGAAGTTATCAACCGTCTAGGGCTATGGCGTTACCAGTCAGAAAAAGTAGTGATAGTCCGTTTGAATTTCAATATAATGACGCTGCAATTTTAGATAAATCAACACTTAAAAAATGGGCTAAATTATTTGATATTTCTACTCAAGAAAATTCTACTCGAAATTTTAAAAGACGTGATCCAAGCCATTGGGAAGAAAAAGCCTTTGGCGTTAGTGAAGGTGGGCGTAATTCTTCACTAGCAAGCATTTTAGGACACTTATTTAATCGTAGAGTAAATGAACACATTATCTATTCTTTTGCCCAGATGTGGGGGCAATCATGCACGCCACCAATGAATGAACGTGAAATTAATACTACTTTTTATTCTATTATGAAAAAACATTACAACAATTAG
- a CDS encoding helix-turn-helix domain-containing protein, giving the protein MPYTKLQDLPTKENVVTEPKQVVVKPIMAKPNAIAKMFGISYSTVNRILKEYDKDNKGVEGLYYSLSSTMTVISIDGFKEYLSKRHKGWL; this is encoded by the coding sequence ATGCCATATACTAAATTACAAGATTTACCAACTAAAGAAAATGTAGTGACAGAACCCAAACAAGTAGTAGTTAAGCCAATCATGGCAAAGCCTAATGCAATAGCAAAAATGTTTGGTATATCTTATAGCACTGTGAACCGTATTCTTAAAGAATACGATAAAGATAACAAAGGTGTAGAAGGTTTATATTATAGTCTTTCATCTACTATGACAGTTATCTCTATTGATGGCTTTAAAGAATATTTAAGCAAACGTCATAAAGGTTGGCTTTAA
- the tscT gene encoding type II toxin-antitoxin system toxin TscT, translating into MEWELRNLFDDLEVVQEKINDVVTSFVWFDDEYFTHEPNHMLTKKEIYTHGWKYHEHRIKNTQVIDLMLMYMKDFDDIMKKIREIEKASSAKFGDRTDNA; encoded by the coding sequence ATGGAGTGGGAATTAAGAAATTTATTTGATGATTTAGAAGTAGTACAAGAGAAAATTAATGATGTCGTAACATCTTTTGTATGGTTTGATGATGAGTATTTCACACATGAACCTAATCATATGCTAACTAAAAAAGAAATATATACGCATGGCTGGAAATATCACGAGCACCGTATCAAAAACACACAGGTTATTGATTTAATGCTTATGTATATGAAAGATTTTGACGACATTATGAAAAAAATCCGTGAAATAGAAAAAGCGTCATCAGCGAAGTTTGGCGACAGAACTGATAACGCATAA
- a CDS encoding DUF927 domain-containing protein: MKFTNDEILNEINENLNRKSYTHDFIPDGYKVKTNSYGAALYQIIPSKKDGEPDREKFITTTIPEINTRYENIENGEVSYNMHFIDDRTPVNLSVTAEEITDNRQLLKLANRKLDVTSNTSSKLVDYINQSKRYSPPINIKVATRLGHVKDYFIYPYKDEMEHKNIKFFNNDKGFQKLVNSFQSKGTIKDYSEKVFVKIKELPMVMVMLYASLGSVLLYEFDIMPFIVELAGSTSTGKTFTLNLVASVWGTTDLTTTWSSTRNSIEAMAAFLNSFPMFKDDTRNISPNFIANAVYNYSSGESKSRSNKNLTIDEKKEWKNIMLSTGEASITNMAEDKAGVSARVVTLEEQPYPDNFDFISLDHKFRENYGTLGIEFFKQYQSKKDEYKESFESYLRYFNEKGINEVMQRIGKCFALLQLTGEILNDIDGFEHDYYKIINQAYENMLKNNKTIDKPKQMLEDMLQYLDAHRNNITGDGYSHVKNGEIKAVYKRGYLCILGDTVKDILGHEMYTITKEWDKKGYLVKNEKDRLQMKISNSNIKHRGFAIKNEIVKELGFDFSSSNYPYSDY, from the coding sequence ATGAAATTTACTAATGATGAAATTTTGAATGAAATCAATGAAAATTTAAACCGAAAATCTTACACACATGATTTTATTCCAGATGGTTATAAAGTGAAAACTAATAGTTATGGTGCAGCACTTTACCAAATTATCCCAAGTAAAAAAGATGGTGAACCAGATAGAGAAAAGTTCATCACTACTACTATTCCAGAAATCAATACTAGATATGAAAATATTGAAAATGGTGAAGTTAGTTATAATATGCACTTTATAGACGATAGAACACCAGTGAATTTAAGTGTTACTGCCGAAGAAATTACTGACAATAGACAACTCCTCAAACTAGCAAATAGAAAACTAGATGTAACTTCAAACACTTCATCAAAATTAGTTGATTATATTAATCAGTCCAAGAGATATAGTCCACCTATCAATATAAAGGTAGCAACTCGATTAGGCCATGTAAAAGATTACTTTATTTATCCATATAAAGACGAAATGGAACACAAAAATATAAAGTTTTTCAATAATGATAAAGGCTTTCAAAAGTTAGTCAATTCGTTTCAAAGTAAAGGTACAATTAAAGATTATTCAGAAAAAGTATTTGTAAAAATTAAAGAGTTGCCTATGGTGATGGTGATGTTATACGCCTCACTAGGTTCGGTATTACTTTATGAATTTGATATTATGCCATTCATTGTTGAACTTGCTGGAAGTACTTCAACAGGTAAAACATTCACTTTAAATTTAGTAGCTAGTGTGTGGGGTACTACCGACCTCACAACTACATGGAGTTCTACTAGAAATAGCATTGAGGCTATGGCTGCATTTTTGAACTCTTTTCCAATGTTTAAAGATGATACACGTAATATATCACCTAATTTTATTGCTAATGCAGTCTACAACTATTCAAGTGGTGAAAGTAAAAGTCGAAGTAATAAGAATTTAACTATTGATGAAAAGAAAGAATGGAAAAATATCATGCTTTCTACTGGTGAGGCCTCAATTACGAATATGGCAGAAGATAAAGCGGGGGTATCGGCTCGTGTCGTTACTTTAGAAGAACAACCTTATCCAGATAATTTTGATTTCATCTCATTAGATCATAAATTTAGAGAGAATTACGGAACGCTAGGAATTGAATTTTTTAAACAATATCAATCAAAAAAAGATGAGTATAAAGAAAGTTTTGAAAGTTACTTAAGATACTTTAATGAAAAAGGTATCAATGAAGTAATGCAACGTATTGGGAAGTGCTTTGCCTTATTACAGCTTACTGGTGAAATTCTTAATGATATAGATGGCTTTGAACATGATTACTATAAAATCATTAATCAAGCATATGAAAATATGTTGAAGAATAATAAAACGATAGATAAGCCTAAACAAATGCTTGAGGATATGCTGCAATATTTAGACGCTCATCGAAATAATATAACTGGCGATGGATATAGTCACGTAAAAAATGGGGAGATTAAAGCAGTATATAAACGTGGTTACCTATGTATTTTAGGCGATACAGTCAAAGATATATTAGGTCATGAAATGTACACCATAACAAAAGAATGGGATAAAAAAGGTTATTTAGTTAAAAATGAAAAAGACCGTCTACAAATGAAGATTAGTAATTCAAATATTAAACATAGAGGTTTTGCTATAAAAAATGAAATAGTTAAAGAACTAGGGTTCGACTTTTCAAGTTCAAACTATCCTTATTCAGATTATTAA
- a CDS encoding pathogenicity island protein yields the protein MKVIEKEKIKVPNEYLRIYDTIQNSKDKYITKSKILNLMGYESNSTNERWLRNAISKLIDDYGYPIGCSYKKNERGYYIITTNQEKHQAMQSLKKLADGSMRRYEALKRIEL from the coding sequence GTGAAAGTAATTGAAAAAGAAAAAATAAAGGTACCAAACGAATATTTAAGGATTTATGATACTATTCAAAACTCAAAAGATAAGTATATAACTAAGTCCAAGATACTTAACTTAATGGGGTATGAATCCAACTCAACTAATGAAAGATGGTTAAGAAATGCTATTAGTAAGCTGATTGATGATTATGGTTACCCGATTGGGTGCAGCTATAAAAAGAACGAACGTGGTTACTATATCATCACTACTAATCAAGAAAAGCACCAAGCAATGCAAAGTCTTAAGAAGTTAGCAGACGGTAGTATGAGACGCTATGAGGCTTTAAAACGTATCGAATTATAA
- a CDS encoding pathogenicity island protein, whose amino-acid sequence MNVEIIANEFETRAATLLRYFTGLCESSYKVPFAFKIYNDPFNVVYLMSKGKMYAHVLIKDCEVRKTFEIASEKHTEKLIESIEGHYAGYEMPDGTHDTISDMMASFMFDNDYFMYGLETFAESNNSDMFDYMSRDFNIDELEGVQTSNADVIGNMEMLYQLATGINKPAPELVEGLKIITEFIQNEKANEDDSKALIKRLNELKQSYYNGVKA is encoded by the coding sequence ATGAACGTTGAAATTATAGCAAATGAATTTGAAACTAGAGCAGCAACATTATTAAGATATTTTACTGGACTATGTGAAAGTAGTTATAAAGTACCTTTTGCATTTAAGATATATAACGATCCGTTTAATGTTGTGTATCTGATGAGCAAAGGGAAGATGTATGCTCATGTATTGATAAAAGATTGTGAAGTGAGAAAAACTTTTGAGATTGCGTCAGAAAAGCATACTGAGAAACTTATAGAGAGCATTGAGGGGCATTATGCTGGTTACGAAATGCCAGATGGCACACATGACACTATAAGCGATATGATGGCTAGTTTCATGTTTGATAATGATTATTTTATGTATGGACTTGAGACGTTCGCAGAAAGTAATAATAGTGACATGTTCGACTACATGAGTAGAGATTTCAATATAGATGAACTTGAGGGCGTTCAAACTAGTAATGCAGATGTTATAGGTAATATGGAAATGTTGTATCAGTTAGCTACTGGAATTAATAAACCTGCACCAGAATTAGTTGAGGGCTTGAAAATTATTACTGAGTTTATCCAGAACGAGAAGGCGAATGAAGATGATAGTAAGGCATTGATTAAGCGACTGAATGAATTGAAACAGTCTTATTACAATGGAGTGAAAGCGTAA
- a CDS encoding helix-turn-helix domain-containing protein, producing the protein MDKVEVGKRIRKIRSHLGLTMDQFGEKIDKESPVKSGVVSNWENGKQLPNKKRLKKISELGNISLDELLYGSMYNYIVKNINIDYDKLNIPKEEGTYQKSLIVTMMMNDIQTKENRRMIESSINEENYVPLTYSQFLEKVEIELPKKLNSIIEKGKIAIQELKKKNKEILKNHSDLNIVSKILNNEYVTFNDILLEHFFIEVFSLENYTFEQEIYVDKMDQIKSILLRYFTEKYINNDLSNTLTIEQLEKLKEDSLYMSEILEYDPFFKDNEKVNEDLIKIFNNKIPRHLNKKIEFAKKGEL; encoded by the coding sequence TTGGATAAAGTAGAAGTCGGTAAAAGGATAAGAAAAATTCGTAGCCACTTAGGACTTACTATGGATCAATTTGGTGAAAAAATTGATAAAGAAAGTCCTGTAAAATCGGGAGTAGTTTCGAATTGGGAAAATGGAAAACAACTTCCAAATAAGAAAAGATTAAAAAAAATATCAGAATTAGGTAATATAAGTTTAGACGAATTATTATATGGTTCTATGTACAATTATATTGTTAAAAATATAAATATTGATTACGATAAACTTAATATTCCTAAAGAAGAAGGTACTTATCAAAAATCATTAATTGTTACTATGATGATGAATGATATACAAACTAAAGAGAATAGAAGAATGATTGAAAGTTCTATAAATGAAGAGAATTATGTACCCTTAACATATAGTCAATTTCTCGAAAAAGTTGAAATAGAATTGCCAAAAAAACTGAATTCTATTATTGAAAAAGGAAAAATCGCTATTCAAGAACTTAAAAAGAAAAACAAAGAGATTTTAAAAAATCATTCTGATTTAAATATAGTTAGTAAAATTCTTAATAATGAATATGTGACTTTTAATGATATTTTATTAGAACACTTTTTTATAGAAGTATTTTCATTAGAAAATTATACTTTTGAACAAGAAATTTATGTGGATAAAATGGATCAAATTAAATCAATTTTATTAAGATATTTCACTGAAAAATATATCAACAACGATTTAAGTAACACTCTCACTATAGAACAACTAGAAAAATTAAAAGAAGATTCCTTGTATATGTCTGAAATATTAGAATATGATCCTTTCTTTAAAGACAACGAAAAAGTTAATGAAGACTTAATAAAAATTTTTAATAATAAAATTCCTAGACACTTAAATAAAAAAATTGAGTTCGCTAAAAAAGGAGAACTGTAA